Sequence from the Paenibacillus tundrae genome:
CACCAGCCGAAACTATCGAGAGCTTCGGTACATACTTACAAGAAGCGTTAGGCTCCGTAGCTGCACAGGAATCCCAAGCACATGAGATGTCTAACCAGTTTTTGGTTGGAAAAGTGAACGTCGATCAAGTGATGATCGCATCAGAACAAGCTCTACTGGGTTTGCAACTGACGACTCAGGTCCGAAACAAAGTAGTCGAAGCATACCAAGAAATTATGCGTACGCAATTGTAAAATAGCATGCCTTGCGCTTCGATAACAGCGCTGATCAGTACAACAAGCAGCGTGATGCTGCTCCTAAAAGCCACGTTATTCTGTAACAAATGACCTACAGAAGTTGCTTCGGGACAGACTAAGCAAAGTTTCGGATGGGGTGACAGAGTGAATGAGAGAATTGCCCAGTACAAAGACAAGACGGTTCAGTACTGGAATAGTTTTAGCAAAAAACAAAAGGTGTTGCTGGTATCTACCTTTTTATTCTTAATCATGGCAGCAGTTGTTCTAACCATGCAACTCTCCAAAACGGAATATGAGGTGGCCTTCAGAGATCTAAACTCTAGTGATTCCGCGGGAGTTATCGCATACCTAGATTCAGCCAATATTCCTTACAAACTAAGTGCAGATGGCAAATCCATCTCCATTCCTAGTACGGATGTTGCAATTACGAAAGTGAATGTCGGATCACAAGGCATTATCCAGAACGGTTCGTTAGGTTATAAAGCATTCTCAGAATCCTCGTCTCCGATCGGGATGACGGATAAAGAATTTGATGTGAAATACAATAGTGCGTTAAACGGAGAAGTGGAGCAATTACTTCAACGGATGCAAGGAATTCAGGATGCCAAGGTGCTCGTTAATATGCCAAAAGATAACATCTTCGCTGGCTTAGAAGAGCAAGATAAAGCATCCGCATCTGTAGCCCTACAATTTAAACCGGGTTATCACCCAAATCAGGCTGCAGTTGATGGTTACTTTAATTTGGTTAAAACCGCTATTCCTAATCTACCGATAGAGAATATTACGATTACGAACACGGATGAAGCAGAGCTGATTCCATCAGCCCGCGGTGGCAGTGGTGGCTTGTCATCTGAAGTTCAAGAGAACATGGCACTGCAGAAAAAGTTTGAAAATGATGTTCGTAACAACGTTAAGCAATTCCTTTCACAGATCGTAGGCGAAGAAAAAGTTAATGTTCTTGTCGTTTCTACATTGAATTTTGACAAGGAAACTAGAACAGAAAATAGAGTAGAGCCTGTCGATGTGGAAAATATGAAAGGTATTGAGATTAGCGTACAAGAGATTCAGAAGAGTTATACCGGAGCGAGTACACCTACAGGTGGCGTAGCTGGTACGGGGCAGGAAGAAGTTCCTGGTTACCCATCGGCTGATGCGACAGGAAATTCAACCTCCGAAGAATCATCGAGTACTAAAAATTACGATGTTAACCGAATTGTTAAAGATATCGTGGCAAGTCCATATTCTGTAAAAGACTTAACCATTAACGTGGCTGTTGAACCACCGGCAGGTCAGACAGAATTGCAAGCACCGGTTCAAGATGCGATTGAAAATATCTTGGTGAATATCGTTCGTGCTTCACTTGCTGACACAGGCACGGTTATCACTGACGCGGATTTAGCTAAGAAAGTATCTGTCATCTCTCAAGGCTTCCAGACTACAGATACAGCGGATACAGGATTCCCACTTTCAACAGGAATGCTATGGGGCATAGGTGGACTGGTTGCAGCATTGATCGCAGCCGTTGTGATCCTGCTCGTACGCCGTCGCCGCAAACAGGATGAAGAAGAAGAAGAGGAAATCCCTCTTCCAGTAGCAACCGAGTTCCCGTCCATAACGTTGGACAGTGTAACGAACGAAAGTCAGGTGCGCAAACAATTGGAGAGTTTGGCGAAGAAAAAGCCAGACGAATTCGTCAATCTGCTGCGTACATGGCTGGCTGACGAATAGAGGTGGACGCATTGGCAAAGGCAAGCAATCAGGGACTAAGCGGAAGACAAAAAGCAGCAATTTTGCTCATCACACTTGGTCCAGAGGTATCGGCACAAATCTTCAAACATCTTCGTGATGAGGAAATAGAACAACTGACGTTGGAAATTGCCAACGTTCGTAAAGTGGATGCCGCGGAAAAAGACATGATTATGGCTGAATTTCATCAGATCTGCCTTGCTCAGGAATACATTTCTCAAGGCGGTATCACCTATGCAAGAGAGATTCTCGAGAAAGCACTGGGATCCTCGAAAGCTCTCGAAGTCATTAATCGCTTAACGGCCACACTACAAGTTAGACCATTCGACTTTGCTCGCAAAGCGGATCCGAATCAGATTTTGAACTTTATTCAAAATGAGAGCCCGCAAACGATTGCTTTGGTGCTTTCCTATCTGCAATTTGAGCAAGCTGCAGCAATCCTTTCCTCTTTACCACAGGAAAAACAAGCTGATGTGGCGAGAAGAGTTGCGGTCATGGATAGTACTTCTCCAGAAGTTATCGCACAGGTGGAACGAGTGTTGGAGCAAAAATTGTCTTCGACCGTTACGCAGGATTACACAAATGCTGGTGGTATCGAGTCAATCGTACAGATTTTGAACGGTGTAGACCGTGGTACAGAGCGTACGATTTTGGATTCTCTCGAGATACAAGATCCAGAGCTTGCCGAAGAAATCAAAAAACGGATGTTTGTCTTCGAAGATATCGTCAACGTCGACGACCGTTCGATTCAACGCATTATTCGCGATATCGACAACGCAGATTTGCAGTTGGCACTCAAAGTGGCCAGCGAGGAAGTACGCGATGCGGTGTTCCGGAATATGTCGAAACGGATGTCCGAAACGTTCAAGGAAGAGATGGAGTTCATGGGGCCTGTTCGATTGCGTGATGTGGAGGAAGCACAGACTCGTATCGTAGGTACAATCCGTAGGTTGGAAGAAGCTGGTGAGATCATTATCGCTCGTGGTGGAGGAGATGATATCATTGTCTAATTTGATTAAATCTTTCCAGTATGTTCCGGTGGATGACCGCAAACGACTAGAGAATCATCATCATTATGGAGATTCTGAAGCGGAATTCGAAGTGGAACGAGATGAAAGTGCTGAAGCAGAGCAACTGCAAGCACGTGTAGACGAGGAGTCACAACGACTCACTGCAGAGATGCTGGAGGATGCGAAGGAGTTTGCAGAAAAGCAGGTGCGCGAAGCTTCTGAGGAGGCGGAACGTTTGCTTCAAGAAGCCCGTGAGCAGATTGATAGCTGGTGGCAGGAACAACGCATGCAGGATGAACATCTTACTGAAGCGATGCGATCACAAGGCTTTCAGCAAGGGTTTGAAGAAGGCAAAGTACAGGCTGAACTGGATCTCCAAGTGCAGATCGAAGAGATGATGAAAGAAGCTCGTGAAGTTCTTGAAGAGGCTTATGTTGCTAAAGATCAGATTATTCAAGAAGCAGAACCATTTCTGGTTGATCTAGCATGCGGTATTGCAGAGAAGGTAATTGATATGCAACTTACTGTGGAGCCAGAACAAATGCTTGAATTAATTCGTCAAAATCTGTCGCGTAAACGGGAACAAGGAATGATCACGCTATGTGTATCACCAGATCAGTTCTCTTTTGTGCAAGCAGCACGGGAAGAGTTATCGCTCGCAATTGACTCGCAAGCTGAGTTGCAGATTTTGCCTGATGCGACCGTCAAAGACAAGGGATGTGTCATCCGTTCTTCCTTCGGGAGTGTGGATGCCCGTATTGATACCCAATTAACAGAGATTAAAAAGGAACTGATCCGTTTAGCACTTGAGGATGAGGGGCGAAGAAATCAACATGAAGGTTCTTAGTTCACAGCGTTATATGGAACATTTAAAAGGTTTTGACCCTGTCCGGGTTAACGGAAAAGTGACTCAGGTTATCGGATTAATGGTTGAATCTGAGGGGCCAGATGCAAGCATCGGTGACGTATGTTACATCTACCCTGGAAAATCAGCTAAGCCACTTCAGGCAGAGGTTGTTGGCTTCAGAGATAACAAAGTACTGTTAATGCCTTTAGGAGAATTGCAGTCGATCGGGCCAGGTTGTGATGTTGTAGGAACGGGCAAACCGCTTGGCGTACAAGTGGGTTCTGAACTGCTTGGCAAAGTGCTTGACGGCTTGGGACAGCCGCTCGATGGCTCACTTCTACCGTCAAGAATGCCTACGTATTCCACCTCGAATACACCCGTCAATCCGATGGATCGACCGAGAGTACTGGAGACAATGGGAGTTGGCGTTCGTGCCATTGATGGACTGCTAACTGTTGGTAAAGGTCAGCGGGTCGGGATTTTTGCAGGATCTGGTGTGGGTAAGAGTACCTTAATGGGTATGATTGCTCGGAATACAGCTGCTGACGTGAATGTAATTGCGCTTGTAGGTGAACGGGGACGTGAAGTTCGAGACTTTATCGAACGGGATCTAGGGCCAGAAGGATTAGAACGATCTGTCGTGATCGTAGCGACCTCCGATCAACCTGCCTTAATTCGGATTAAGGGAGCGGTCATTGCGACGACGATTGCAGAGTATTTCAGGGATAGAGGCATGAATGTCATGCTGATGATGGACTCTGTGACACGTTATGCAATGGCACAAAGGGAAGTTGGACTCGCTGTTGGTGAACCCCCTGCCATGAGAGGATATACGCCATCTGTTTTTGCTAGCCTTCCGAAATTGCTAGAGCGAGCAGGAACGGGGCCAACAGGTTCAATTACCGCCTTCTACACGGTCCTTGTTGATGGTGATGATATGAATGAACCGATTGCGGATGCCGTGAGGGGTATTCTGGATGGTCACATTGTATTGAACCGTGCTATTGCGAACAAAGGTCATT
This genomic interval carries:
- the fliE gene encoding flagellar hook-basal body complex protein FliE — its product is MIQNNMFNTQGIQPLQMQNASVSKPSTPAETIESFGTYLQEALGSVAAQESQAHEMSNQFLVGKVNVDQVMIASEQALLGLQLTTQVRNKVVEAYQEIMRTQL
- the fliF gene encoding flagellar basal-body MS-ring/collar protein FliF is translated as MNERIAQYKDKTVQYWNSFSKKQKVLLVSTFLFLIMAAVVLTMQLSKTEYEVAFRDLNSSDSAGVIAYLDSANIPYKLSADGKSISIPSTDVAITKVNVGSQGIIQNGSLGYKAFSESSSPIGMTDKEFDVKYNSALNGEVEQLLQRMQGIQDAKVLVNMPKDNIFAGLEEQDKASASVALQFKPGYHPNQAAVDGYFNLVKTAIPNLPIENITITNTDEAELIPSARGGSGGLSSEVQENMALQKKFENDVRNNVKQFLSQIVGEEKVNVLVVSTLNFDKETRTENRVEPVDVENMKGIEISVQEIQKSYTGASTPTGGVAGTGQEEVPGYPSADATGNSTSEESSSTKNYDVNRIVKDIVASPYSVKDLTINVAVEPPAGQTELQAPVQDAIENILVNIVRASLADTGTVITDADLAKKVSVISQGFQTTDTADTGFPLSTGMLWGIGGLVAALIAAVVILLVRRRRKQDEEEEEEIPLPVATEFPSITLDSVTNESQVRKQLESLAKKKPDEFVNLLRTWLADE
- the fliG gene encoding flagellar motor switch protein FliG; amino-acid sequence: MAKASNQGLSGRQKAAILLITLGPEVSAQIFKHLRDEEIEQLTLEIANVRKVDAAEKDMIMAEFHQICLAQEYISQGGITYAREILEKALGSSKALEVINRLTATLQVRPFDFARKADPNQILNFIQNESPQTIALVLSYLQFEQAAAILSSLPQEKQADVARRVAVMDSTSPEVIAQVERVLEQKLSSTVTQDYTNAGGIESIVQILNGVDRGTERTILDSLEIQDPELAEEIKKRMFVFEDIVNVDDRSIQRIIRDIDNADLQLALKVASEEVRDAVFRNMSKRMSETFKEEMEFMGPVRLRDVEEAQTRIVGTIRRLEEAGEIIIARGGGDDIIV
- a CDS encoding FliH/SctL family protein, which translates into the protein MSNLIKSFQYVPVDDRKRLENHHHYGDSEAEFEVERDESAEAEQLQARVDEESQRLTAEMLEDAKEFAEKQVREASEEAERLLQEAREQIDSWWQEQRMQDEHLTEAMRSQGFQQGFEEGKVQAELDLQVQIEEMMKEAREVLEEAYVAKDQIIQEAEPFLVDLACGIAEKVIDMQLTVEPEQMLELIRQNLSRKREQGMITLCVSPDQFSFVQAAREELSLAIDSQAELQILPDATVKDKGCVIRSSFGSVDARIDTQLTEIKKELIRLALEDEGRRNQHEGS
- the fliI gene encoding flagellar protein export ATPase FliI, with the protein product MKVLSSQRYMEHLKGFDPVRVNGKVTQVIGLMVESEGPDASIGDVCYIYPGKSAKPLQAEVVGFRDNKVLLMPLGELQSIGPGCDVVGTGKPLGVQVGSELLGKVLDGLGQPLDGSLLPSRMPTYSTSNTPVNPMDRPRVLETMGVGVRAIDGLLTVGKGQRVGIFAGSGVGKSTLMGMIARNTAADVNVIALVGERGREVRDFIERDLGPEGLERSVVIVATSDQPALIRIKGAVIATTIAEYFRDRGMNVMLMMDSVTRYAMAQREVGLAVGEPPAMRGYTPSVFASLPKLLERAGTGPTGSITAFYTVLVDGDDMNEPIADAVRGILDGHIVLNRAIANKGHFPAIDVLASISRVMKDIAPQEQIEATNNMKRLMAVYKESEDLINIGAYQRGSNAAIDESMDQIDNIWNFTKQKVDEKVTLSEVQERLILEFARR